A stretch of Brassica napus cultivar Da-Ae chromosome C6, Da-Ae, whole genome shotgun sequence DNA encodes these proteins:
- the LOC106359561 gene encoding uncharacterized protein LOC106359561, with amino-acid sequence MIVGCSSPLDSHSIKKNDVSQSSYRKVICVSQLSFNSANPSFLTRTVFSNFQGTTLQRWVRLFSPDSEPGDRVEADEAIAQIETDKVTIDIASPWCDPRASCQARRYCRTGKQGSYTK; translated from the exons ATGATTGTTGGCTGCTCCTCCCCTTTGGATTCACATAGCATCAAGAAAAATG ACGTCTCCCAAAGCTCTTACAGAAAAGTCATATGCGTTTCCCAGTTGTCATTCAATTCAGCAAACCCTAGCTTTCTCACTCG GACTGTTTTTAGCAACTTCCAAGGCACAACACTACAAAGATGGGTCAGGCTTTTTTCACCTGATAGTG AACCTGGTGACAGAGTAGAGGCTGATGAGGCTATTGCACAAATTGAAACTGACAAG GTGACAATAGATATTGCTAGCCCATGGTGTGATCCAAGAg CTTCTTGTCAAGCAAGGAGATACTGTAGAACCGGAAAGCAAGGTAGCTATACAAAATAG